The following are from one region of the Patescibacteria group bacterium genome:
- the dtd gene encoding D-aminoacyl-tRNA deacylase produces MRAVIQRVKSANVKIDNKIVGQIGQGLLILLAVHQADSEDKIEKMAAKIINLRIFGDKDNKMNLSVKDANGEILVVSQFTLYGDTTKGNRPSFIESARPEKAIPYYEKFVAKIKDSGLKTATGEFGAMMEVSLVNDGPVTIIIES; encoded by the coding sequence ATGCGGGCTGTAATTCAGCGGGTTAAAAGCGCAAATGTTAAAATTGATAATAAAATAGTTGGTCAGATCGGCCAAGGTTTGTTGATTTTGTTAGCGGTCCATCAGGCAGACAGCGAAGACAAGATCGAAAAAATGGCGGCTAAAATTATTAATCTAAGAATTTTTGGAGACAAAGACAATAAGATGAATTTATCAGTAAAAGATGCGAATGGGGAAATTTTAGTGGTTTCGCAGTTTACTTTGTATGGAGATACGACCAAGGGCAATCGGCCGAGTTTTATAGAATCAGCCAGACCCGAAAAAGCTATTCCGTATTATGAAAAATTTGTTGCCAAGATAAAGGACAGCGGCCTAAAAACAGCCACCGGCGAATTTGGAGCCATGATGGAAGTTAGCCTGGTAAATGACGGGCCGGTGACAATCATAATTGAAAGTTAG